TAGAGGCTGAACGGGTGCTCCAGCGCCGTCCAGCCGCCCGGATAGTTGCTCAGGTCCCATTCCGACGGCCACAGCGCCAGGTCGGTGAAGATCGTCTTGCTGGGCTTGAGCGAGCTGGAGACCATCCACAGCAGCGGGTACATCATGACCGCACCGGCGAGGCAGAGCAGCACGTGCCGGGCGAAGCGCCTTCTAGTTGTCATAGAACACCCAATACTTCGCGGCCAGGAAGTTGAGCGCGGTGAACGCGGCGATGATGACCAGCAGCATCCAGGCCATGGCCGAGGCGTAGCCCATGTTGAACTGCGAGAAGCCCTGCTGGTACAGGTAAAGGTTGTAGAACATCGTGGAGTCGGCCGGGCCACCCGTGCCGCCGCTCATGATGAAGCCCTGGGTAAACGTCTGAAACGACGAGATCAGCGACTGGATCAGGTTGAAGAAGATGATCGGGCTGAGCAGCGGCAGCGTGATCGAGCGAAACTGGTGCCACTTCGAGGCGCCGTCGACGGCCGCCGCCTCGTAGTACATCGTGGGGATCTGCCGCAGCCCGGCCAGGAAAATCACCATCGGCGAGCCGAACGTCCAGATGTGCAGCACGATCAGCGTGGTCAGCGCGTAGTCGGGATCCGATGTCCACCCTGGACCGTCGATGCCGAACCAGCCGAGGAAGGCGTTGACGATGCCGTTGAGGCCGAAGATGTACCGCCACAGCAGCACGACCGCGACGCTGCCGCCGAGCAGTGACGGCAGATAGAAGATCGCCCGGTACACCGGCAGACCGCGCACGCCCCGGTTGAGCAGCATCGCCACGCCCAGCGCCACCACCAGCGACAGCGGCACGGACACGAACGTGTAGACGAACGTGACCTTCAGGGACTGCCGCAGCAGCGGGTCGTCGAGCATCTCCCGGAAGTTGCCCAGGCCGATCCACTGTGGAGCGTTCAGCAGGTTGTAGTCGGTGAAGGCCAGGTAGAGCGAGGCGAAGAACGGGATGACCGTGAAGAGCATCCCGATGAACCAGGGCAGCAGGAATAGGTACCCGGCCCGGTCCTTGCGCGGCCTGACCCGGCGTGGCGGTGGCGCGGGCGACGTCGCCGGGCCCGCGGGCAGCGCGACCCTCGTCGTGGTGGTCACTTGCCGAGGGCTTTCCGTCCCGCGTCAAGGAACGCCTTCGCGGCCTGCTGCGGGGTCTGCCGCTTGAACTCCACCTCGGCGGCGATGCTGAGCAGGCTCGACGCGATCTTGGAGGAGCCCGGCGGGTAGGTGAACGAGCGCGGCAGCGTCTCCTTCTGCAGCCCGCCGAGGTACTCCGTCGCCACCTGGTCGTCCGGGCTGAGCGTCGGCTTGATCTCGTCGGCGACCTTGCTGCTCGGCGGCACGCCCCGCGTCGTCCCGGTGGCCTTGGACGCCTCGACGTCGTTGACCAGGAAGTTGAGCAGCTTGAGCGCCTCGTCTTTGTGCTTGGACTGCGCGGCGACCGACCACAGGTGCGGGCAGTCGACTGACTGGCCCCGCCGCACGCCCTGCGTCTCGCC
The window above is part of the Phytohabitans houttuyneae genome. Proteins encoded here:
- a CDS encoding carbohydrate ABC transporter permease, producing MTTTTRVALPAGPATSPAPPPRRVRPRKDRAGYLFLLPWFIGMLFTVIPFFASLYLAFTDYNLLNAPQWIGLGNFREMLDDPLLRQSLKVTFVYTFVSVPLSLVVALGVAMLLNRGVRGLPVYRAIFYLPSLLGGSVAVVLLWRYIFGLNGIVNAFLGWFGIDGPGWTSDPDYALTTLIVLHIWTFGSPMVIFLAGLRQIPTMYYEAAAVDGASKWHQFRSITLPLLSPIIFFNLIQSLISSFQTFTQGFIMSGGTGGPADSTMFYNLYLYQQGFSQFNMGYASAMAWMLLVIIAAFTALNFLAAKYWVFYDN